The window ACCCGCTCTTCCCCTACGGTCACGCCGAGGCCCTGGCCCACGAGATCCCCGGCGCCACGCTCGTCCCGCTCGCCGGGATGGGCCACCAGATGCCCGTACCGGAGGTCTGGGACACGGTGATCCCGGCACTCGTGCGCCACACCGCCCCCCGGTGACGCCGAGCCGGGGACGGGGCCGCGCACGTGCCCGGACGGGCGGGGCGCCCCGAGGGAACGCCCCGCCCACCGATGCGCCGCCCGCTACGGCAGCCGGTTGATCCTGAACGTCGAGGTCGTGTTCCGCACGTCCACGGCGTTGTCGTTCATGCGCAGGTTCTGGATCGTGACCTCGCCGACCGCCGGTCCCTGGCCCGCCTCGGGCATCTCGTTCGCCCAGAGTCCGAAGCCCGACGTGGCGTCGAAGGCGTCGCCGCTCTTCTTCGCCCCGGTGATGGTGATGTCCTTGAGGATGGTGTCCTTGATCGGATTGACCGGTTGGCCTCCCACGTACTGGGTCTGGAACATGATTCCGCTGTAGGTCGGATCGACGATGTCGACGTTGTTGATCCTGATGCCCTGGAACACCTTCGAGGCCGAGAAGACCCAGATCCCGGGGAAGGTCTGCGCTCCCCAGAAGTGGCCGCCGGAGCGGACGATCGAGATGTTCTCGAAGGTCGTCGGATCGGTCCCGAAGCCGTTCATCGGATACCCGAAGTCCAGGGAGCTGATGGTGATCCCGGAGTAGACGAGCGTGTCCGCGATGTGGATGTTGCGGAAGGTGTTGTTGAAGCCGCCGTAGACGGCGACGCCGGCCGCCCGCCAGGTCAGGATCGTGGTCAGGTTCTCGTAGACGTTGTTCTTCATGTCCGCGCCGCCCGCGTCGATCGCGGAGAACAGCGCGAAGCTGTCGTCGCCCGTGGCCCGCGCCTCGTTGTTGGTCACGAGGTTGTCCGTGCTGCCGTTGGTCATGTTGATGCCGTCGGCGAACATGTCACGGATCCGGGAGTTCTTGATGGTGATCCGGTCGGTGTTGGCGCCCCAGTAGAGGCACACCATGTGCTCGTTCCAGATGTTGTCGATGGTGATGTCGGAGACGTTCGCGAAGTCGAAGACCTTGCCCGGGCCGTCGATGCGCGAGGTGTAGTTGCCGAAGTAGGCGAAGCCCGAGAAGGACGAGCCCTTCGCCGTGCCCTCCGCCCGCCAGCCGATGTCGGTGTTGTCCTGGGACGAGGGGGCCTGGAAGCGGGTGAACCACGGTCCGGCGCCGACGACCTGCACGGCCTTGCCGTACACCTGGAACTTGGAGGCCGTCTGGTAGTCGCCCGGCGGCAGGTAGACGCCGACGAGCTTGCCGGTGGTGTCCATCCGGACCTTGTCCAGGGCGTTCTGCACGTCCTGGTGGGTGAGGCCGGCGGGCACGGTGTACGTCGCCGGGTCCGGGTTGGCGATCGCCGCGGCCTGCTCCAGGCTGACGAAGTCGATCGCGTACGTGCCGGTGTTGGCCGCGTCCTTCTGGAGGCGGATCCTGCTGCCGGCCGGGACGGTCTCGCCCAGCAGGATGTTCGCCTCGTCGTAGATGTGGCGCGGGGCGCCGGAGCCCGGCGAGTTGCCCGGGGAGGCCTCGGCGCCGTACAGCCAGGCGTACTTGGAGGTCAGCGGCAGGGCCTTCTTGAGGGTGCCGTTGACGTACACGTTGATCGTGGAGTCGATGCCGCCGCCGCCCGGTGCGTCGGGGATCGAGAAGCGCGTGACCAGGGTGTTGGTGGCCGCCCGAGTGGTGAACTCCACGTACTCCCCGGTCGCGTCGAGGTTGACCGCCTTGCGGCCCGAGGCCTCGCCCGCGATGTCGCCAACGGTCCGGTTGGGCCCGACGACGCTCGCCCCGCCGCCGACCGCGCCGTCCTCGGCCTCGTAGGTGTCGAAGGGCATGTTCGCCCCGCGACCGACGAAGAAGGACTGGGTGGAGGTGTTGTTGGCGCGCTTGACCGGCAGTTCGTTGGAGTCGTCGGCGAGGACCACCTTGACGGTGTACTTGCCGTTCGCCGCCGGCCAACTCCCGAGCGCGATCGGCGCCGAGGACGCGCCGGGCGCGAGGGCGCCGTTGAAGGTTCCCGTCAGCGTACGGACGGTCGCGCCGCCCGCGTCCTGAAGGGTGAGGGTGACGCCGTGCGCGCCGGCGGCCGCCGCGGCGGAGCCCTGGTTCCTGACCGTGACGGTGAAGTTCACGCTCTGACCGGCGGACGGGGAGCCCGGCGACCAGGTGACGGCGGAAGCCACCAGGTCGGAGCTGTCCACCGGGCGGACGACGAGCGGGGTCCCGGTGAAGGTGTTGTTGGTGTCGTTCTGCTCGATGACCGTGTTCGCCTCGTCGACGACCGCGCCGAGCGGGTACGTCCCCGCGTCCCGCGCGCCGATCCCGGCGGCGACGGTGGCCGTGGCACCGGCGGCGAGCGCGGGCACGGAGGCCGTACCGACCGTCGTGCCGCCGAGCCGGAAGGTGACGGCGGTGGCGGCGGCCGGGGCAGGCCCGCTGTTCTTGACGTTGGCCGTCAGGGTCACCGGGTCCGATTCCACCGGCGTGGCCGGGGTGGCGCCCAGACCGGTGATCTCCAGGTCGGGATTGGGCGCGGGAACGCCGATGACCTGGAACTCCGCGATCTGGCCGTTCCCGGAGCCGGTGTTGGAGGTGAAGCGCAACTGGACGTCGGCGATGCGGGAACCCACCGGGATGGAGACCGTGTTGCCGCCGGACGCCGGGTTGAAGGTGTAGTCCTTCGCGGCGACCAGGACGGTGAACCCGGAGGCGCCCTGCTCCCGACCGAGGACCTGGATGTTCTGGGTACGGGTGCCCCAGGCGCTGTCCGGGTTGATCTTGAGGACCAGTCGGTCGACGTCGGCGTCGGCGCCGAGCCTGACCGTCAGCGTGCTCGGGTAGGCCCCGGCCGCGCCCTCCCAGTAGGTGCTGGTGCTGTTGTCGTTGGCGTTCTCCGCGACGAAGGTGTGGATGACGGAGGAACCGGTGATGGATTTGCCCACGGCCAGGTTGGAACCACCGCCTCCGCTGCCGTTGCGGATCACGGTGTTGCTGTCGCCCGAGCGGTTGCCTGCCGCGTCCTTGGCCCGGACGAAGTAGCTGACGGTGGCACTCGCCGGCTGGGTGTCCGTGTAGGTGGTGACGTTGCCCGCGACCGTCGCGCGCAGCACGTTGTTCGCGTACACCTCGTAGCCGGTGACGGCCACGTTGTCGGTGGAGGACTGCCAGGCCAGCTTGACCTGGTCGGCGGCCGGCTCGGTGAGCGTCAGCGCGCCCGGGGAGGTCGGGGCCTGGGTGTCCCCGGTGCCCCCGGCGCGGGTGACCGTGTTGCTGTTCGGCGACTGGTTGCCGGCGGCGTCCTTGGCCCGGACGTGGTAGGTGACGTTCGCGCCGGTCGGCTGGGTGTCCGTGTAGGTGGTGACGTTGGCGGCGACGCTCGTGCGCAGTTGGTTGTTGGCGTAGACGTCGTAGCCGGTGACGGCCACGTTGTCGGTGGCCGCCTTCCAGGTCAGCTTGATCTGGCCGGTGGCCGGCTCCGTGTAGGCCAGCTCGGTGGGGGCGGCGGGCGCCTGGGTGTCGCCGCTCTGCGGACCATAGATCTCCAGCTCGGAGAGCTGCCCGCCGGGCTGTACGGAGTTCGCCGATATCCACACGCGCAGGTGGCGGGTGGTGGCTGCGTCGAAGGAGAGGGTGACGGCGTTGCCGCCCGCGGCGTTGAACTCGTACACCTTGGAGGCGGTCAGGTCGGTGTAGTCCGAGCCGTTGGCGCTGCCCTGGATCTTCAGGGTCTGGGTGCGCGCGCCCCAGTTCTCGGGCAGGCGCAGCACCACGCGGTCGACGCGTACCGAGGCGCCGAGGTCGGCCTTGATCCACTGGGGCATCGCGTCGTTGACGCTCTCCCAGTAGCTGGCCGTGTCGCCGTCGTTGGCGTTGGCCGGCACGTACACCTGGGTGTTGCTGCTCGCGGTGAGGGTCTTCCCGAGCGCCAGGTTGACGGAGGACTCGCCGGGCGCGCGCACCTCCAGCTCGGAGAGCTGGGCGGCCTGCCAGCCGGAGTTCGCCGTGATGGCGATCCGGACGAACCGGGTCTGGGTGGCCGGGAGGGTGATGGTCACCGTGTTCCCGCTGCCCTGGCCGAAGGTGTAGGTGGCGGAGTTCACCAGGGTGGCGAAACCGGTGCCGTCGGCGCTGCCCTGGACGGACAGGGTCTGGCTGCGGCTCTCCCAGGCGGCGGGCAGTTTGAGCACGACCTGGTCGATGCGGGTGGTGGCCCCCAGGTCGGTCTGCACCCACTGCGGGAAGGTGCCGCCGGCGCTCTCCCAGTACGTGGACTGGTTGCCGTCGGTGGCGTTGGCGGCGGTGTAGGAGCCGTTGGTGCTGCTCGCGGCCGCGGGCCTGCCCGCGGCGATGCTCGGACCGCCGGCGGCCGCGGCGGTCAGGGCGGGCCAGGTGATCATCATCAGCGCGGTGCTGAGGAGGGCGGCCAGGACCCGCCATCTCCAGTTGAGCCTTCTCATATGCCCTCGTCCCTCGACATGAGTTTTCTGAACCAGGTGAGACAGGAACTTGCGTTCTGCCGTGCGAGAGTTGCAGAGCTTTGGCGAGTCGTCTACTCCTCTGACCGCACTTTTGTGCCGTCATCGCTTGCGCAAGCTGGGCGCAAATAGCGCAAGGGATTTGCGTTCCCAGGAGAATTCCGCTTAGGCCGAAGCCGACCTACGGTTGCTGGTCATGCGGTTCCCCCACATGAGCGCTCGGCGCCTCGGGCTGCCCAGAAGGGCCGTCTCCCAGATCCTGCTGACCCAGCTCGCCATCGCGGCCGGTGTACTGGTGCTGGCCACCGGTCTCTTCCTGGCGCCGCTCGGTGCGCAACTGGACGACCAGGCCATGCGGCGCGCCCTGGCGATCGCCCAGAGCGCCGCCGCCGACCCCTCGCTGGCCGCCGACCTCCTCCACTCGGGGCCGGATCGCGACGGCCCCGTGCAGTCCGCCGCCGAACGGATCCGCAGCGCCACCGGCGCCGAGTACGTGGTCGTCGTCGACCTCCGGGGCATCCGACGCTCCCACCCCGACCCCGGGCGGATCGGCCTGACCGTCTCCACGGACCCCGGCGACGCCCTGGCGGGCCGCGAGGTCATGGAGATCGACGACGGCACCCTGGGCCGCTCCGCCCGCGGCAAGGTCCCGCTCCTGGCCGCCGACGGGGAGATCGTCGGCGCGGTCTCCGTGGGCATCGCCTACGACAGCGTCCGCGACCGGCTACTGGGAGCCATCCCCGGCCTCCTCGCCTACGCGGGCGGCGCCCTGGCCGCGGGCGCCCTGGCCGCCTACCTGCTCTCCCGCCGGATCCAGCGGCAGACCCGCGACCTGGCCTTCTCCGACATCGCCGGCCTCCTCGCGGAGCGCGAGGCGATGCTGCACTCCATCCGCGAGGGCGTGATCGCCCTCGACCGGCACGGACGGATCCGGCTGGTCAACGACGAGGCCGCCCGGCTGCTGGGCCTCGACCCCGCCACCTCGGGCACCGTCGCCGGACGCGCGCTGGACGAGGTGCTCGGCGCGGGCCGCACCACCGACGTCCTCGCGGGCCGGGTCGACGGAAGGGACCTGCTCACCGTCCAGGGGCCCCGCGTCCTGGTGGCCAACCGGATGCCCACCGACGACGGCGGAGCCGTCGCCACCCTGCGCGACCGCACCGAACTGGAACACCTCGGGCGTGAGCTGGACTCCACGCGCGGCCTGATCGACGCCCTGCGCGCCCAGGACCACGAGCACGCGAACCGGCTCCACACCCTGCTCGGTCTCCTGGAGCTCGACCTGTACGAGGAGGCCGTGGAGTTCGTGACCGAGGTCGTCGGGGTCCACCGCAGCACCTCGGAGCAGGTCACCGAGAAGGTCCGGGACCCACTGCTGGCGGCCCTGCTGGTCGGGAAGGCGACCGTGGCCGCGGAGCGTGGCGTCCCGCTCCGCCTGGCCCACTCCACGCTCCTGCCCGACCGGGTGGTGGACCCCGGCGGCCTCGTCACCATCACGGGCAACCTGGTGGACAACGCCCTCGACGCCGCCGCCGGCTCGACCGCCCCGCTGGTCGAGGTCGAGCTGCGCGCCGAGGGACGTACGGCGATCCTCATGGTCCGGGACAGCGGACCCGGCGTGCCCGCCGAGCGCCGCGAGGAGATCTTCACCGAGGGCTGGTCGACGAAACAGCCCACGGCCCATCGCGAACGCGGACTGGGACTCGCACTCGTTCGTCGCCTCGCGGAGCGACAGGGCGGTACCGTCCGAGCCGGCGAGAGCGCCGACGGAGGGGCGGAATTCTCCGTCGTGCTCCCGGAGGCCCTGCGATGAACGAGTCCCCGATTCACGTATTGGTCGTCGACGACGACATGCGTGTTGCCCGGATCAACGCGGCGTACGTGGCGAAGGTTCCCGGCTTCCGGGTGATCGCCCAGGCCCACTCGGCAGCCGAGGCAATGGCGTTCCTGGACGCACACGACGTGGACCTGATCCTCCTGGACCACTACCTCCCCGACGAGAACGGCCTGGACCTGGTCCGGCGGCTGCGCCAACGGGGCCACCACACCGACGTCATCATGGTGACGGCCGCCCGCGATCTCGCCACCGTGCAGGCCGCCATGCGGCTCGGCGCCCTCCAGTACATGGTGAAGCCGTTCGCCTTCGCCGGGCTGCGGGCCCGCCTGGAGGCGTACGGCGCCCTGCGACGCACCCTGGAGACCGGAGGAGAGGCGGAACAGGCCGAAGTGGACCGCATCTTCGGGGCCCTGGCCTCGGCCGGCACCCCGAACGACCTGCCCAAGGGCCACTCGCCACCGACCGCCGACCTGGTCCGCCAGGTGCTGCGCACGGCCGAGGGCCCGCTCTCCACCCAGCAGATCGCCGATCGCGCCGGCATCAGCCGTCAGACGGCCCAGCGCTACCTCAAGCTCCTCGACCGCGCGGGACGCGTCACCCTCGCCCTGCGCTACGGAGAGACGGGCCGCCCGGAACACCGCTACGCCTGGCGCCACTCCGACCCCGGCGCCGCGCACTGAACCGGGCGACCGCCACCACCGACCGGGCGGTCACACCGCCCCGGCGCCCGTCAACGAACGGACCTCGGTCTCCGCGTGCTTGCGGACGTCCGGCTCCTCCGTCGAGGTGACCGTGCCGAGCCATCCCGCCAGGAACCCCAGCGGGATCGAGATGATCCCCGGGTTCTGCAACGGGAAGTACTGGAAGTCCACTCCCGGGAAGAGCGACTCCGGACTGCCCGACACCACGGGCGACAGCACCACCAGCAGCACCGCCGGCACCAGTCCCCCGTACACGGACCAGACGGCCCCGCGGGTGGTGAACTCCCGCCAGAACAACGAGTACAACAGCACCGGCAGGTTCGCCGAGGCGGCCACCGCGAAGGCCAACCCCACCAGGAAGGCCACGTTCAGGTTCTGCGCGACCAGTCCGAGGCCGATCGCCGCCGCACCGATCCCGACCGCGGCGACCCGCGCCACCGCGACCTCACTGCGCTGCTTGGCGTGCCGACGCTTGAGCGAGGCGTACAGGTCGTGCGCCACCGAAGCCGAGGACGCCAGGGTAATCCCGGCGACCACCGCGAGGATCGTCGCGAAGGCGATGGCCGCCACAAAGGCGAACAGGACCGCGCCCCCGGTGCTCTCGGCGCCGCCTCCCAGGAACGCCGCCAGCAGCGGAACCGCCGTGTTCCCCGAGGCGTTGGAGGCCCGCACCTGCTCGGGACCCAGCAGGGCGGCCGCCCCGAAGCCGAGCACGATGGTCATCAGGTAGAAGCCGCCGATCAGGCCGATCGCCCAGACCACCGACCGTCGCGCCGCACGCGCCGTCGGCACCGTGTAGAAGCGCGACAGGATGTGCGGCAGCCCGGCGGTGCCCAGCACCAGGGCGAGTCCGAGGCTCATGAAGTCGAAGCGGGCGGTCCAGTCTCCCCCGTACTTGAGGCCGGGGTTCAGGAACTTGGCTCCGTGGCCGCTGCGTTCGGCGGCGGTGGACAGCAACTGGTCGAAGTTCCCGTGGAAGCGCAGCAGCACCAGGACGGTCAGCGTGACGGCGCCGCCCATGAGCAGCACGGCCTTCACGATCTGGATCCAGGTGGTGGCCCGCATCCCTCCGAAGGACACGTAGACCACCATCAACGCGCCGACGCCGACCACGGTCAACGTCCGCGCGCCCGCGCTCGAGTTCCCGAGGAGCAGGCCCACCAGGCTGCCCGCGCCGACCATTTGCGCGACGAGGTACAGCACGGACACCACCACGGAGGAAGCCCCGGCCGCGATCCGGACGGGCCGCTCGCTCATCCGGGCGGCGACCACGTCCGCGAGGGTGAACCGGCCGCAGTTGCGGACCAGTTCGGCGACCAGGAAGAGCACGACCAGCCAGGCCACGAGGAAGCCGACCGAGTACAGCAGGCCGTCGTAGCCGAAGAGGGCGATCAGACCGGAGATGCCGAGGAAGGAGGCCGCGGACATGTAGTCGCCCGCGATGGCGAAACCGTTCTCCATCGGGGAGAACAATCGGCCACCCGCGTAGAACTCCTCGGCCGAACCGTGTCGGTTGCGACTGACCCAGGTGGTGATGCCCAGCGTGACCGCGATGAACACGCTGAACAGGATCAGCGCGAGGGTCTGGTGTTCGGTGGTCACCGGCCCGCCTCCCAGGTCCGGATGCGCTCCTGGTCCCGCTCCTGCTCGAATACGGTCCAGCGCAGGTCGAGCGCGGCCCGGTCACGGCGCAGCCGCGCGTGCCGCGCGTACGCCCAGGTGAGGAGGAACGTGCTCAGGAACTGGCCCAGTCCCGCCAGCAGGGCCACGTTGATCGATCCCACGACCGGCCGGGCCATGATCCCCGGTGCCGCGGTCGCCGCGACCACGTAGGCGACGTACCAGAGGAAGAAGCCGGCGGTCGCGGGCACGACGAACCTCCGGTAGCGGCTGCGTACCTCCTGGAAGGCGGCGCTTCGCTGCACTTCCAGGTAGATGTCCGAGGCCCCGGACGCGGATGCGGGCCGGTCGCCGGCGGCCGGGCGAGGAGGGACCGTTTCCGCTTCCTCGCCCTCCCCCCAGCCGACCGCCAACGCGTCGTACCAGGGGTCGTCGAGCCGGATCGTTCCGGCATCACGACCTTCGTGCTTCTCCACCGAACTCTCCTTGTCCGCCGCCGCATTGGCCGCGTGGGGACAAGGATGGGTGGAATCGATGTTTTCCGGACTGATGTACCGGTGCTCTTCACTCCATCAGGTGATGAAGTGAAGAGCATTGGTGTGTAAGGGCGTTCAGCGAGTGGACGCCGGCCGGTTCAGGCGTCGATGCGCGAACGGTCCAGCGTCGCCGCCGAGCTGGTGATGAACTCCTTGCGCGGGGCCACCTCGTTGCCCATGAGCAGATCGAAGACCGACTCGGCCGAGTCGAGGTCGCCGATGTTGATCCGGCGCAGGGTGCGGAACCGGGGGTCCATCGTGGTCTCCGCGAGCTGGTCGGCGTCCATCTCGCCGAGACCCTTGTAGCGCTGGATGGTGTCCTTGTAGCGGATGTTC of the Streptomyces sp. NBC_01426 genome contains:
- a CDS encoding DUF7342 family protein, which translates into the protein MNESPIHVLVVDDDMRVARINAAYVAKVPGFRVIAQAHSAAEAMAFLDAHDVDLILLDHYLPDENGLDLVRRLRQRGHHTDVIMVTAARDLATVQAAMRLGALQYMVKPFAFAGLRARLEAYGALRRTLETGGEAEQAEVDRIFGALASAGTPNDLPKGHSPPTADLVRQVLRTAEGPLSTQQIADRAGISRQTAQRYLKLLDRAGRVTLALRYGETGRPEHRYAWRHSDPGAAH
- a CDS encoding sensor histidine kinase, producing MSARRLGLPRRAVSQILLTQLAIAAGVLVLATGLFLAPLGAQLDDQAMRRALAIAQSAAADPSLAADLLHSGPDRDGPVQSAAERIRSATGAEYVVVVDLRGIRRSHPDPGRIGLTVSTDPGDALAGREVMEIDDGTLGRSARGKVPLLAADGEIVGAVSVGIAYDSVRDRLLGAIPGLLAYAGGALAAGALAAYLLSRRIQRQTRDLAFSDIAGLLAEREAMLHSIREGVIALDRHGRIRLVNDEAARLLGLDPATSGTVAGRALDEVLGAGRTTDVLAGRVDGRDLLTVQGPRVLVANRMPTDDGGAVATLRDRTELEHLGRELDSTRGLIDALRAQDHEHANRLHTLLGLLELDLYEEAVEFVTEVVGVHRSTSEQVTEKVRDPLLAALLVGKATVAAERGVPLRLAHSTLLPDRVVDPGGLVTITGNLVDNALDAAAGSTAPLVEVELRAEGRTAILMVRDSGPGVPAERREEIFTEGWSTKQPTAHRERGLGLALVRRLAERQGGTVRAGESADGGAEFSVVLPEALR
- a CDS encoding DUF485 domain-containing protein yields the protein MEKHEGRDAGTIRLDDPWYDALAVGWGEGEEAETVPPRPAAGDRPASASGASDIYLEVQRSAAFQEVRSRYRRFVVPATAGFFLWYVAYVVAATAAPGIMARPVVGSINVALLAGLGQFLSTFLLTWAYARHARLRRDRAALDLRWTVFEQERDQERIRTWEAGR
- a CDS encoding discoidin domain-containing protein; this encodes MRRLNWRWRVLAALLSTALMMITWPALTAAAAGGPSIAAGRPAAASSTNGSYTAANATDGNQSTYWESAGGTFPQWVQTDLGATTRIDQVVLKLPAAWESRSQTLSVQGSADGTGFATLVNSATYTFGQGSGNTVTITLPATQTRFVRIAITANSGWQAAQLSELEVRAPGESSVNLALGKTLTASSNTQVYVPANANDGDTASYWESVNDAMPQWIKADLGASVRVDRVVLRLPENWGARTQTLKIQGSANGSDYTDLTASKVYEFNAAGGNAVTLSFDAATTRHLRVWISANSVQPGGQLSELEIYGPQSGDTQAPAAPTELAYTEPATGQIKLTWKAATDNVAVTGYDVYANNQLRTSVAANVTTYTDTQPTGANVTYHVRAKDAAGNQSPNSNTVTRAGGTGDTQAPTSPGALTLTEPAADQVKLAWQSSTDNVAVTGYEVYANNVLRATVAGNVTTYTDTQPASATVSYFVRAKDAAGNRSGDSNTVIRNGSGGGGSNLAVGKSITGSSVIHTFVAENANDNSTSTYWEGAAGAYPSTLTVRLGADADVDRLVLKINPDSAWGTRTQNIQVLGREQGASGFTVLVAAKDYTFNPASGGNTVSIPVGSRIADVQLRFTSNTGSGNGQIAEFQVIGVPAPNPDLEITGLGATPATPVESDPVTLTANVKNSGPAPAAATAVTFRLGGTTVGTASVPALAAGATATVAAGIGARDAGTYPLGAVVDEANTVIEQNDTNNTFTGTPLVVRPVDSSDLVASAVTWSPGSPSAGQSVNFTVTVRNQGSAAAAAGAHGVTLTLQDAGGATVRTLTGTFNGALAPGASSAPIALGSWPAANGKYTVKVVLADDSNELPVKRANNTSTQSFFVGRGANMPFDTYEAEDGAVGGGASVVGPNRTVGDIAGEASGRKAVNLDATGEYVEFTTRAATNTLVTRFSIPDAPGGGGIDSTINVYVNGTLKKALPLTSKYAWLYGAEASPGNSPGSGAPRHIYDEANILLGETVPAGSRIRLQKDAANTGTYAIDFVSLEQAAAIANPDPATYTVPAGLTHQDVQNALDKVRMDTTGKLVGVYLPPGDYQTASKFQVYGKAVQVVGAGPWFTRFQAPSSQDNTDIGWRAEGTAKGSSFSGFAYFGNYTSRIDGPGKVFDFANVSDITIDNIWNEHMVCLYWGANTDRITIKNSRIRDMFADGINMTNGSTDNLVTNNEARATGDDSFALFSAIDAGGADMKNNVYENLTTILTWRAAGVAVYGGFNNTFRNIHIADTLVYSGITISSLDFGYPMNGFGTDPTTFENISIVRSGGHFWGAQTFPGIWVFSASKVFQGIRINNVDIVDPTYSGIMFQTQYVGGQPVNPIKDTILKDITITGAKKSGDAFDATSGFGLWANEMPEAGQGPAVGEVTIQNLRMNDNAVDVRNTTSTFRINRLP
- a CDS encoding solute symporter family protein, whose amino-acid sequence is MTTEHQTLALILFSVFIAVTLGITTWVSRNRHGSAEEFYAGGRLFSPMENGFAIAGDYMSAASFLGISGLIALFGYDGLLYSVGFLVAWLVVLFLVAELVRNCGRFTLADVVAARMSERPVRIAAGASSVVVSVLYLVAQMVGAGSLVGLLLGNSSAGARTLTVVGVGALMVVYVSFGGMRATTWIQIVKAVLLMGGAVTLTVLVLLRFHGNFDQLLSTAAERSGHGAKFLNPGLKYGGDWTARFDFMSLGLALVLGTAGLPHILSRFYTVPTARAARRSVVWAIGLIGGFYLMTIVLGFGAAALLGPEQVRASNASGNTAVPLLAAFLGGGAESTGGAVLFAFVAAIAFATILAVVAGITLASSASVAHDLYASLKRRHAKQRSEVAVARVAAVGIGAAAIGLGLVAQNLNVAFLVGLAFAVAASANLPVLLYSLFWREFTTRGAVWSVYGGLVPAVLLVVLSPVVSGSPESLFPGVDFQYFPLQNPGIISIPLGFLAGWLGTVTSTEEPDVRKHAETEVRSLTGAGAV